Proteins encoded in a region of the Delphinus delphis chromosome 13, mDelDel1.2, whole genome shotgun sequence genome:
- the PISD gene encoding phosphatidylserine decarboxylase proenzyme, mitochondrial isoform X2, translating to MCQSEARRGPELRAAKWLYFPQLALRRRLGQLSCMSKPALKLRSWPLTVLYYLLPLGALRPLSRVGWRPVSRVALYKSVPTRLLSRAWGRLNQVELPHWLRRPVYSLYIWTFGVNMKEAAVEDLHHYRNLSEFFRRKLKPQARPVCDLHSVISPSDGKILNFGQVKNCEVEQVKGVTYSLESFLGPRIPAEDLPFPPATSCGSFRSQLVTREGNELYHCVIYLAPGDYHCFHSPTDWTVSHRRHFPGSLMSVNPGMARWIKELFCHNERVVLTGDWKHGFFSLTAVGATNVGSIRIYFDRDLHTNSPRYSKGSYNDFSFVTHMNKEGIPMRKGEHLGEFNLGSTIVLIFEAPKDFNFKLKAGQKIRFGEALGSL from the exons ATGTGTCAGTCAGAGGCGCGGCGAGGACCGGAGCTCCGCGCGGCAAAATG GTTGTACTTCCCCCAGCTGGCCCTGAGGCGAAGGCTGGGACAGCTGAGCTGCATGTCCAAACCCGCCCTGAAACTGCGCTCCTGGCCCCTGACGGTCCTCTACTACCTCCTGCCCCTTGGCGCCCTCAGGCCACTCAGCCGGGTGGGATGGAGACCCGTGAGCAGG GTGGCCCTGTACAAGTCGGTGCCGACGCGCTTGCTATCGCGGGCTTGGGGCCGCCTCAACCAAGTGGAGCTGCCGCACTGGTTGCGCAGGCCCGTCTACAGCCTGTACATCTGGACTTTCGGGGTTAACATGAAGGAGGCCGCCGTGGAGGACCTGCACCACTACCGCAACCTCAGCGAGTTCTTCCGGCGCAAGCTGAAGCCACAGGCCCGGCCAGTGTGCGACCTCCACAGCGTG ATCAGTCCATCGGATGGGAAGATCCTCAACTTCGGGCAGGTGAAGAACTGCGAGGTGGAGCAGGTGAAGGGGGTCACCTACTCACTGGAGTCGTTCCTGGGCCCTCGCATCCCCGCTGAGGACCTGCCCTTCCCACCAG CCACCTCCTGTGGCTCCTTCAGGAGCCAGCTGGTCACCCGAGAAGGGAACGAGCTCTACCACTGTGTCATCTACCTGGCCCCCGGGGACTACCACTGCTTCCATTCCCCCACTGACTGGACTGTCTCCCACCGGCGCCACTTCCCAG GCTCCCTGATGTCCGTGAACCCCGGCATGGCCCGCTGGATCAAAGAGCTCTTCTGCCACAATGAGCGGGTAGTCCTGACTGGGGACTGGAAACACGGCTTCTTCTCACTGACGGCTGTTGGGGCCACCAACGTGGGCTCCATCCGCATCTACTTTGACCGG GACCTGCACACAAACAGCCCACGGTACAGCAAGGGCTCCTACAATGACTTCAGCTTCGTGACGCACATGAACAAGGAGGGCATCCCCATGCGCAAGGGCGAGCACCTGGGCGAGTTCAACCTGGGCTCCACCATTGTGCTCATCTTCGAGGCCCCCAAGGACTTCAACTTCAAGCTGAAAGCGGGACAGAAAATCCGATTCGGGGAGGCTCTGGGCTCTCTCTAG
- the PISD gene encoding phosphatidylserine decarboxylase proenzyme, mitochondrial isoform X3 yields MSKPALKLRSWPLTVLYYLLPLGALRPLSRVGWRPVSRVALYKSVPTRLLSRAWGRLNQVELPHWLRRPVYSLYIWTFGVNMKEAAVEDLHHYRNLSEFFRRKLKPQARPVCDLHSVISPSDGKILNFGQVKNCEVEQVKGVTYSLESFLGPRIPAEDLPFPPATSCGSFRSQLVTREGNELYHCVIYLAPGDYHCFHSPTDWTVSHRRHFPGSLMSVNPGMARWIKELFCHNERVVLTGDWKHGFFSLTAVGATNVGSIRIYFDRDLHTNSPRYSKGSYNDFSFVTHMNKEGIPMRKGEHLGEFNLGSTIVLIFEAPKDFNFKLKAGQKIRFGEALGSL; encoded by the exons ATGTCCAAACCCGCCCTGAAACTGCGCTCCTGGCCCCTGACGGTCCTCTACTACCTCCTGCCCCTTGGCGCCCTCAGGCCACTCAGCCGGGTGGGATGGAGACCCGTGAGCAGG GTGGCCCTGTACAAGTCGGTGCCGACGCGCTTGCTATCGCGGGCTTGGGGCCGCCTCAACCAAGTGGAGCTGCCGCACTGGTTGCGCAGGCCCGTCTACAGCCTGTACATCTGGACTTTCGGGGTTAACATGAAGGAGGCCGCCGTGGAGGACCTGCACCACTACCGCAACCTCAGCGAGTTCTTCCGGCGCAAGCTGAAGCCACAGGCCCGGCCAGTGTGCGACCTCCACAGCGTG ATCAGTCCATCGGATGGGAAGATCCTCAACTTCGGGCAGGTGAAGAACTGCGAGGTGGAGCAGGTGAAGGGGGTCACCTACTCACTGGAGTCGTTCCTGGGCCCTCGCATCCCCGCTGAGGACCTGCCCTTCCCACCAG CCACCTCCTGTGGCTCCTTCAGGAGCCAGCTGGTCACCCGAGAAGGGAACGAGCTCTACCACTGTGTCATCTACCTGGCCCCCGGGGACTACCACTGCTTCCATTCCCCCACTGACTGGACTGTCTCCCACCGGCGCCACTTCCCAG GCTCCCTGATGTCCGTGAACCCCGGCATGGCCCGCTGGATCAAAGAGCTCTTCTGCCACAATGAGCGGGTAGTCCTGACTGGGGACTGGAAACACGGCTTCTTCTCACTGACGGCTGTTGGGGCCACCAACGTGGGCTCCATCCGCATCTACTTTGACCGG GACCTGCACACAAACAGCCCACGGTACAGCAAGGGCTCCTACAATGACTTCAGCTTCGTGACGCACATGAACAAGGAGGGCATCCCCATGCGCAAGGGCGAGCACCTGGGCGAGTTCAACCTGGGCTCCACCATTGTGCTCATCTTCGAGGCCCCCAAGGACTTCAACTTCAAGCTGAAAGCGGGACAGAAAATCCGATTCGGGGAGGCTCTGGGCTCTCTCTAG